One Chanodichthys erythropterus isolate Z2021 chromosome 10, ASM2448905v1, whole genome shotgun sequence DNA segment encodes these proteins:
- the mmp30 gene encoding matrix metallopeptidase 30, with product MRHLTALVLTLVVYLALCDGAPTTASPEDHQIAEAYLSQFYRDSNATKSRGRMMFLPDLESELKAMQTFFGLEVTGKLDSNTLETMKLPRCGVTDVAKYGHFQGSPRWKQSVVTYRITEYTSQLSQGDVDAVIAKAFQLYSDVIPLDFKQIYSGTADIMILFKAGYHGDFYPFDGPNGVLAHANSPGPEQGGDTHFDDDETWTLSSRGINLLLVAAHEFGHALGLDHSNDPSALMYPTYRYVNTNGYTLPRDDRLGVQALYGVRTSTDQPKPDPKPNPGPSPPEPCKRDLVFDAATSIRGELYFFKNGYYWKKGYYSGLSVHEIKSTWPSIDSVDAAYEFSGRDISFLFKGQQYWAVKGSTTLSEYPKPISKFGFPTNVKKIDAAVHVKSTGHTLFFVGSKYWSFNERTAQMDRGFPKTIQRHFPGIGSKVDAAFENYGYLYFSEGPRQTEYDFTSRQVKRVLLNYGWLNCY from the exons ATGAGGCACTTGACAGCTCTTGTTCTGACACTCGTGGTGTATTTGGCTCTTTGTGACGGCGCCCCCACGACTGCATCGCCAGAAGATCATCAAATAGCAGAG GCATATCTGTCACAGTTCTACAGGGACTCTAATGCAACTAAATCCCGCGGCAGAATGATGTTCCTTCCAGATCTAGAAAGTGAACTGAAGGCCATGCAGACGTTTTTTGGACTGGAGGTCACGGGCAAGCTGGACTCAAACACTCTTGAGACGATGAAGCTGCCACGCTGTGGAGTCACCGATGTGGCCAAATACGGTCACTTCCAAGGGAGTCCCAGGTGGAAGCAGAGTGTTGTAACGTATAG AATTACTGAATATACATCACAGTTAAGCCAGGGAGATGTGGATGCCGTTATTGCCAAAGCTTTCCAGCTCTACAGTGATGTTATTCCACTCGATTTCAAACAGATCTACAGTGGCACAGCTGATATCATGATTCTCTTCAAGGCTGGAT ATCATGGAGATTTTTACCCATTTGATGGGCCTAATGGGGTTCTGGCTCATGCCAACTCACCCGGTCCGGAGCAGGGAGGAGACACACACTTTGATGATGATGAGACATGGACCCTAAGTTCACGAG GTATAAACCTGCTTTTGGTGGCCGCTCATGAGTTTGGACATGCACTGGGACTAGATCACTCCAATGACCCTTCTGCACTCATGTATCCAACTTACCGATACGTCAACACTAATGGCTATACACTTCCCCGTGATGACCGACTTGGGGTCCAGGCCCTGtatg GTGTTCGAACGTCAACAGATCAACCTAAACCTGACCCAAAACCAAATCCTGGACCAAGCCCACCAGAACCATGCAAGCGTGACTTAGTTTTTGATGCAGCAACCAGCATTCGTGGAGAACTGTACTTCTTTAAAAATGG GTATTACTGGAAAAAGGGCTACTACAGTGGACTTTCAGTGCATGAAATAAAATCTACCTGGCCATCCATTGACTCTGTTGATGCCGCTTATGAGTTCAGTGGCAGAGACATTAGCTTCCTTTTCAAAG GTCAGCAGTACTGGGCAGTAAAAGGCAGCACTACTTTGTCTGAATATCCCAAACCCATATCCAAATTTGGGTTTCCCACAAATGTGAAAAAGATTGATGCAGCTGTACATGTGAAATCAACTGGTCACACTTTATTCTTTGTCGGAAGCAAATACTGGag TTTCAATGAAAGAACAGCTCAGATGGACAGAGGCTTTCCTAAAACTATTCAACGTCATTTTCCTGGCATTGGCTCAAAGGTGGATGCTGCTTTTGAAAATTATG GTTATCTGTATTTCTCAGAAGGTCCAAGGCAAACGGAGTATGATTTCACCTCAAGACAAGTGAAACGTGTTCTGTTGAACTATGGATGGCTGAACTGCTACTAA
- the LOC137028606 gene encoding collagenase 3-like gives MRKIHRQLCFLAILVLVIDAGPIAQPADKDEATAEYYLKRFYNLTDVTNVKTDFRQGSGLTEKMKEMQVFFGLKVTGTLDKETMEVMKKPRCGVPDVAAYSTFGDGLKWQTNKLTYRIVNYTPDMSVAEVDDSIKRALQVWADVTPLRFTRIYSGTADIMIQFGSKYHGDYYPFDGPGRTLAHAFAPSPGIGGDAHFDEDEFFTFRSSRGFVLFLVAAHEFGHSLGLSHSNVPGALMFPTYSFTDPDRFSLPSDDIRGIQSLYGPNREKKPIQPDPKLPTTPNACDPNLILDAVTTLRGETMFFKDSFFWRSSPSRSMSQIQIRSFWPNAPDNIDAAYENPAQDKVFFFKGRQVWAFSGINAVPGYPKTLSRFGLPSSIKKVSAAIHDKNSGKTLLFVDRIYYSFDEKAKKMDTGYPKQLEHGFPGMAGKVTAAHLSKSYIYLFSGNKVFQFSSYGKRLLRVLKNNDFLTCLK, from the exons ATGAGGAAGATTCACCGCCAGCTGTGTTTTCTTGCAATCCTGGTGCTCGTTATTGACGCAGGACCGATTGCACAGcctgctgacaaagatgaagccACTGCAGAG TATTACCTGAAGAGATTTTACAATCTAACAGATGTAACAAATGTAAAAACTGACTTCCGACAAGGgtccggtctgactgagaagaTGAAAGAGATGCAGGTGTTTTTTGGGCTCAAGGTCACTGGAACGCTGGACAAAGAAACAATGGAGGTGATGAAGAAGCCCCGCTGTGGAGTTCCAGATGTGGCTGCGTACTCCACGTTTGGAGACGGACTCAAATGGCAGACCAACAAGCTCACTTACAG GATTGTGAACTACACTCCTGACATGTCAGTAGCAGAGGTGGATGATTCCATCAAAAGGGCCCTGCAAGTGTGGGCAGATGTCACTCCTCTGAGATTCACCCGGATTTACAGCGGCACAGCTGATATCATGATTCAATTTGGTTCAAAAT ATCATGGTGATTATTACCCATTTGATGGACCAGGACGCACTTTGGCTCATGCTTTTGCTCCCTCACCTGGAATTGGTGGAGATGCGCATTTCGATGAGGATGAGTTTTTCACCTTCCGCTCATCAAGGG GTTTTGTCTTGTTCTTGGTGGCTGCCCATGAATTTGGTCACTCTTTGGGTCTTTCTCATTCCAACGTTCCTGGCGCTCTGATGTTTCCCACATACAGCTTCACTGATCCGGATCGTTTCTCTCTGCCCTCTGATGACATCAGAGGGATTCAGTCGCTCTATG GCccaaacagagaaaaaaaacccATCCAACCTGATCCAAAATTACCAACGACTCCTAACGCTTGTGACCCTAACCTAATCTTGGATGCAGTTACAACTCTTAGAGGAGAAACAATGTTCTTCAAAGACAG CTTTTTCTGGCGTAGTTCTCCGAGCAGAAGTATGTCTCAAATTCAGATCAGGAGTTTCTGGCCCAATGCCCCGGATAATATCGATGCTGCTTATGAAAATCCAGCGCAAGATaaagttttctttttcaaaG GTCGACAAGTCTGGGCTTTTAGTGGAATAAATGCTGTGCCGGGCTATCCCAAGACTCTCAGCCGCTTTGGTCTTCCATcatccataaaaaaagttaGTGCTGCCATCCATGACAAAAACTCAGGAAAAACACTGCTCTTCGTTGACAGGATTTACTACAG ctTTGATGAGAAGGCGAAGAAGATGGACACAGGTTATCCCAAACAACTGGAACATGGATTTCCAGGAATGGCTGGAAAGGTTACAGCAGCCCATCTGTCAAAAA gTTACATTTATCTCTTTAGCGGGAATAAGGTGTTTCAGTTCAGTTCCTACGGGAAGAGGCTCCTCCGTGTGCTGAAGAACAATGACTTCCTGACCTGCCTTAAATAA